One stretch of Bacteroidales bacterium DNA includes these proteins:
- a CDS encoding DUF5009 domain-containing protein, translating into METENKPVIKRLYSLDALRGFDMFWIMGGEGIFVGLAALTGWPILEWWAKQLDHVPWHGFVFYDMIFPLFLFIAGISFPFSLAKRIANNDSRKSIYKHVIGRGLILVLLGIIYNNGIKFNFESLRYGSVLGRIGLAWMFGALIFMNTKLTTRIVWFWVILIGYWLLMILFPAHDLGSTDIYSQEGNLASHIDRLLMPGRLYLGNHDPEGLFSTIPAIGTALLGMFTGEFMLSKYLQDKPLKKILYLVLAAVALMVIGKVWNLTFPINKNIWTSSFVCFVGGLSLLLFSIFYLIIDVWQYKKWAFFFVVIGVNPITIYLAGRIINFSSANRFFFGGLAAVMPESWTELINATGITAIAWVFLYILYKKKIFLKV; encoded by the coding sequence ATGGAAACAGAAAACAAACCGGTTATCAAACGTCTTTACTCTCTTGATGCTCTCAGAGGATTTGACATGTTCTGGATTATGGGAGGAGAAGGTATCTTTGTGGGACTGGCTGCTCTTACAGGATGGCCAATATTGGAATGGTGGGCAAAACAACTCGATCATGTTCCCTGGCATGGATTTGTATTCTATGATATGATCTTCCCTCTTTTCCTTTTTATAGCAGGTATATCTTTCCCCTTTTCCCTTGCTAAAAGAATAGCAAATAACGACAGCAGAAAATCAATCTATAAGCATGTTATCGGTCGGGGATTGATTCTCGTTCTTCTTGGCATCATATATAATAATGGTATAAAATTCAATTTTGAGAGCTTAAGATATGGCAGTGTTCTTGGAAGGATTGGATTAGCCTGGATGTTCGGAGCTCTGATCTTCATGAACACAAAACTCACTACCAGAATTGTCTGGTTCTGGGTTATCCTTATTGGCTACTGGCTTTTAATGATTCTTTTCCCGGCTCACGATCTGGGGTCAACTGATATCTACTCCCAGGAAGGCAACCTTGCCAGTCATATCGACCGGCTGCTTATGCCCGGCAGACTATATCTTGGGAACCACGATCCTGAAGGGTTATTCAGTACTATTCCAGCTATAGGAACAGCATTACTCGGAATGTTCACAGGAGAATTTATGCTTTCAAAATATCTTCAGGACAAACCTCTTAAAAAAATCCTTTACCTGGTTCTGGCAGCTGTGGCTCTGATGGTTATAGGAAAAGTATGGAACCTCACCTTCCCTATAAATAAAAATATCTGGACAAGTTCCTTTGTATGCTTTGTTGGCGGACTAAGCCTTCTGTTGTTCTCAATATTCTATCTGATAATAGATGTGTGGCAGTATAAAAAATGGGCATTCTTCTTTGTCGTAATTGGTGTGAATCCAATAACAATATACCTCGCAGGCCGGATAATAAATTTCAGTTCAGCCAACAGGTTCTTTTTTGGCGGTTTAGCTGCAGTTATGCCTGAGTCGTGGACAGAACTTATTAATGCAACAGGAATAACCGCAATTGCATGGGTATTCCTTTATATATTGTATAAGAAGAAGATATTTCTGAAGGTGTAA
- a CDS encoding endonuclease domain-containing protein produces MVYLGKTVEREMYFGAKPELFRLANEMRNNPTDAENQLWNQIRLFRSQGFVFRRQHPIGIFIADFYCHKLKLVIEVDGEIHNSDEAREHDDGRTGELERLGLKVLRFTNEQVIDNKEYVLSQLKIFITEQSSPSLQGEGDKRG; encoded by the coding sequence ATGGTTTATTTGGGCAAAACAGTAGAAAGAGAAATGTATTTCGGTGCAAAACCTGAACTATTCAGATTAGCTAACGAGATGCGAAATAATCCAACTGATGCTGAAAATCAACTTTGGAATCAGATAAGATTATTTCGATCTCAAGGATTTGTTTTCAGGAGACAGCATCCAATAGGTATTTTTATTGCTGATTTTTATTGTCATAAATTGAAATTAGTAATTGAAGTCGACGGGGAAATACATAACAGTGATGAGGCCAGGGAACATGATGATGGTAGGACAGGTGAGTTGGAAAGACTTGGATTAAAAGTACTTCGGTTTACAAATGAACAAGTCATTGATAATAAAGAATATGTGTTAAGTCAACTTAAAATATTTATTACGGAACAATCTTCCCCCTCTCTCCAGGGAGAGGGGGATAAGAGGGGGTGA
- a CDS encoding glycoside hydrolase family 2: MKKALLFIAMICGFSVIRAQETEIQYLSGTDKDNMVQWDFMVNNGMNKDKWSKIGVPSNWELQGFGSYLYGKVNKEVNETGHYKYEFNVSENWKKKLVFIVFEGSMTDTEVKINGKPAGPIHQGAFYQFKYDITGLLNWGGNNLLEVKVTKESANESVNRAERLSDYWVFGGIFRPVYLKAVPTQFIDRVAIDAKADGSFYMDVYTKGKGKARIVTAQLQTIDGKPFGGKISSSINKDTTGKAILKGTFSKPALWNPEFPNLYQVVVTITSGDKVIHQLTQKFGFRTVEVRPEDGIYVNNQKIIFRGVCRHTFWPSSGRTSSKKLAIDDVSLMKDMNMNAVRMSHYPPDQYFLDVCDSMGMFVLDELAGWQKFYDTPTAKRLVRQVVERDVNHPSIVLWDNGNEGGFNKDVRGDYALYDPQKRTVIEPWSIINNTDTKHYPKFNYVQNVLNNGKNIYFPTEFLHGLNDGGHGAGLDDQWNFMMSKPLSAGAFLWVFADEGVERRDKNDSIDTWGNQAPDGILGPYHEKEGSFYTVKEIWSPVHIKTTKIGPDFDGKLEVINRFLYSNLNLGSYSYELVKYGNNFPKIETVRKSGPVKSPDIGVGEHGTLNLELPVDWKSYDVLYVTAVDQYGRNINTWSWNIVSPQDFSSRTVNSSSASTGIASVFNDQLSVSSGNTIVTFNKLTGSITSVSNNGKDIPFGGLEFAGLNRKFKEMKSYALGDDYIVDIQYDSASYAKWTFLKGGWLKLDYGYSLNGSHDFSGISFTYPENLVTGAKLMADGPYRVWKNRLKGTQFGVHEKKYNNSITGQSWEYPEFKGYYSNFYAVEIQTKELPITIISSTDDLFLHLFTPAVATNLKGVRGGVNPPFPSGNISLLHGISAVGTKFSRADEEGPQGRKNIYNGEQLTGTIYFRFGK; encoded by the coding sequence ATGAAAAAAGCGCTACTTTTTATTGCCATGATTTGCGGATTTTCTGTAATCAGAGCACAGGAAACAGAAATACAATATTTGTCAGGTACTGATAAAGACAATATGGTTCAATGGGATTTCATGGTTAACAACGGCATGAACAAAGATAAATGGAGCAAAATAGGAGTTCCATCCAATTGGGAACTTCAGGGATTCGGCTCATATTTATACGGGAAGGTCAATAAAGAAGTTAATGAAACCGGACATTATAAATATGAGTTTAATGTATCTGAAAACTGGAAAAAGAAACTGGTGTTTATTGTTTTCGAGGGCTCAATGACAGATACCGAAGTGAAAATAAACGGGAAACCGGCAGGACCTATACACCAGGGGGCCTTTTATCAGTTTAAATATGACATAACAGGGCTATTGAATTGGGGAGGGAATAATCTTCTTGAGGTGAAGGTAACAAAAGAATCAGCTAATGAGAGTGTTAACAGGGCTGAGCGGTTATCCGACTATTGGGTTTTCGGAGGGATCTTTCGTCCCGTTTACCTGAAGGCAGTCCCAACACAATTCATCGACAGAGTTGCAATTGATGCTAAGGCGGATGGCTCTTTTTATATGGATGTTTACACTAAAGGAAAAGGGAAAGCAAGAATAGTAACTGCTCAGTTGCAGACTATTGACGGCAAACCATTCGGCGGAAAAATTTCTTCATCAATAAATAAAGATACAACAGGTAAGGCTATACTCAAAGGAACTTTCTCAAAACCCGCTTTGTGGAATCCTGAGTTCCCGAATCTTTATCAGGTTGTTGTGACTATAACTTCAGGAGATAAGGTAATTCATCAGCTGACACAGAAGTTTGGATTCCGCACAGTTGAGGTCCGGCCTGAAGACGGGATCTATGTAAACAATCAGAAAATTATATTCAGAGGTGTATGCCGGCATACTTTCTGGCCCTCTTCAGGAAGAACAAGCAGTAAGAAGCTGGCAATTGATGATGTCAGCTTAATGAAGGACATGAATATGAATGCTGTGAGGATGAGTCATTATCCTCCCGACCAGTATTTTCTTGATGTATGCGATTCTATGGGAATGTTTGTATTGGACGAACTCGCAGGATGGCAGAAATTTTATGATACTCCGACAGCTAAAAGGCTTGTCAGACAGGTCGTTGAGAGGGATGTGAACCATCCGTCTATTGTATTATGGGATAATGGGAATGAGGGCGGTTTTAATAAAGATGTAAGAGGGGATTATGCCCTGTATGATCCCCAGAAACGTACCGTAATTGAACCATGGTCAATAATAAACAACACTGATACAAAGCATTATCCGAAGTTCAATTATGTTCAGAACGTATTAAATAATGGTAAGAATATCTACTTCCCTACAGAATTCCTTCACGGATTAAATGATGGAGGTCATGGCGCAGGACTTGATGATCAATGGAACTTCATGATGTCAAAGCCTTTGTCGGCTGGTGCCTTTTTGTGGGTATTTGCAGATGAGGGTGTTGAACGACGCGATAAGAATGATTCGATCGACACCTGGGGCAATCAGGCCCCTGATGGCATCCTTGGTCCATACCATGAGAAGGAGGGAAGCTTCTATACCGTGAAAGAAATATGGTCACCGGTTCATATTAAAACAACAAAAATAGGGCCTGATTTCGATGGAAAGCTTGAGGTAATTAACAGGTTCCTGTATAGCAATCTTAACCTTGGCAGCTATTCCTATGAACTTGTGAAGTATGGTAATAATTTCCCCAAAATTGAGACTGTCAGAAAATCCGGACCAGTTAAATCTCCTGATATTGGAGTTGGTGAACATGGAACTTTGAACCTTGAACTCCCTGTTGACTGGAAAAGCTATGATGTTTTGTACGTAACTGCAGTTGACCAGTATGGGCGTAATATAAACACATGGTCGTGGAATATTGTCAGCCCTCAGGATTTCAGTTCCCGCACTGTGAATTCATCTTCAGCTTCCACCGGAATAGCATCTGTTTTTAACGATCAGCTTAGTGTTTCATCGGGGAATACTATTGTTACTTTTAATAAACTGACCGGATCAATAACCTCAGTAAGCAATAATGGAAAAGATATACCATTCGGAGGGCTTGAGTTTGCCGGATTGAACCGTAAATTTAAGGAGATGAAAAGTTATGCCCTTGGGGATGACTATATTGTTGATATACAATACGACAGTGCATCTTATGCAAAATGGACATTTCTGAAAGGCGGATGGCTGAAGCTTGATTACGGGTACTCACTTAATGGTTCACACGACTTTTCGGGTATCTCTTTCACATATCCTGAGAATCTTGTAACAGGTGCAAAACTTATGGCTGATGGTCCGTACCGTGTATGGAAAAACCGGCTTAAAGGAACTCAATTCGGTGTACATGAAAAGAAATACAACAATTCCATCACCGGACAATCATGGGAATATCCCGAATTCAAAGGATATTATTCGAATTTCTATGCTGTTGAGATCCAGACAAAGGAGTTGCCGATAACAATTATTTCATCTACCGATGATCTGTTTCTGCATCTCTTTACACCGGCTGTTGCAACTAATTTAAAAGGAGTGAGGGGAGGAGTTAATCCGCCTTTCCCTTCCGGCAATATCTCATTGTTGCATGGTATCAGTGCGGTTGGCACCAAGTTTTCACGTGCCGATGAAGAGGGACCGCAGGGTAGAAAGAACATTTATAATGGTGAACAATTAACAGGAACGATATATTTCCGATTTGGGAAATAA
- a CDS encoding glycoside hydrolase family 88 protein, whose translation MKTKIIIILLLAGLSFPVLSQTTPAKVNDSNTALHLLPPDYPVPYGPQKTEDITGVLNRLYTFLEAATPAKVIDIQSKTEITDLTKLTSKSVFEPGFLRLISYEWGVAYGAMLVASEATGDPKYREYTVKRINLIGDVAQFFKTNPTTNSPVRSVLEPRALDDAGSMCAAMIKTMNAGGKPALRPFVDNYINYISDKQQRLPDGTLARNRPLPNALWLDDLYMSVPALAQMGKLTGNTKYYDDACKQILQFSARMFNTNQNLYMHGWIQEMNPHPEFYWARCNGWALLAMSELLDVLPANHPSRTKILDQFRNHLKGIASYQSGTGFWHQLINRNDSYLETSATAIFTYCAAHAINEGWVDSQAFGPMAVLGWNAVQTKVNSKGEVEGTCVGTGMAFDPSFYYNRPVNVAAAHGYGPVIMAGAEMIKLLKNYQVVINDAAVMFYPLGTDWRNYR comes from the coding sequence ATGAAAACCAAAATCATAATCATTTTATTATTAGCAGGTTTATCCTTCCCGGTATTGTCCCAGACAACACCTGCAAAGGTTAACGACTCCAACACAGCTCTCCACCTTCTGCCTCCCGACTATCCTGTGCCTTACGGCCCTCAGAAGACTGAAGATATTACTGGTGTACTTAATCGTTTATATACATTTCTTGAAGCAGCAACTCCTGCAAAGGTAATCGACATTCAGTCCAAAACTGAAATCACCGACCTGACAAAGCTTACTTCAAAATCTGTATTTGAACCTGGTTTTCTCAGGCTTATAAGTTATGAATGGGGTGTAGCCTACGGAGCCATGCTGGTTGCCAGCGAGGCTACAGGTGATCCAAAGTACAGGGAATATACTGTTAAAAGAATCAACCTGATTGGCGATGTGGCACAATTCTTCAAAACTAATCCTACAACAAACAGCCCGGTCAGATCAGTACTGGAACCCAGGGCACTTGATGATGCCGGATCGATGTGCGCAGCAATGATTAAAACAATGAATGCCGGAGGTAAACCTGCCCTGAGGCCTTTCGTTGATAATTATATAAATTATATTTCTGACAAACAGCAAAGACTGCCAGACGGAACCCTGGCCAGAAACAGACCATTACCAAATGCTTTATGGCTCGACGATCTCTACATGAGTGTGCCTGCACTGGCTCAGATGGGAAAGCTCACAGGCAATACCAAATACTACGACGATGCCTGCAAACAGATTCTCCAGTTCTCTGCAAGGATGTTTAATACAAATCAGAATCTCTATATGCACGGCTGGATCCAGGAGATGAACCCTCATCCGGAATTTTACTGGGCACGATGCAACGGATGGGCTCTTTTGGCAATGTCAGAGCTTCTTGATGTTCTTCCCGCAAATCATCCGTCAAGAACAAAAATACTCGATCAGTTTCGTAATCATCTGAAAGGTATTGCTTCTTATCAGTCAGGAACAGGTTTCTGGCACCAGTTAATAAACAGGAATGATTCCTATTTAGAAACCTCGGCTACTGCAATTTTTACATATTGTGCTGCCCATGCTATTAATGAGGGATGGGTTGATTCACAGGCTTTTGGACCAATGGCAGTGCTTGGATGGAATGCTGTACAGACCAAGGTAAACAGTAAAGGCGAGGTTGAAGGAACCTGTGTCGGAACAGGAATGGCTTTCGATCCTTCATTCTACTACAACAGGCCAGTTAATGTTGCTGCAGCACATGGCTATGGTCCGGTAATTATGGCTGGTGCTGAAATGATAAAACTTCTGAAGAACTACCAGGTTGTTATCAACGACGCCGCAGTGATGTTTTATCCGCTGGGTACTGATTGGAGAAACTACAGATAA
- a CDS encoding glycoside hydrolase family 2 protein, with translation MLLFSQATAAQQVTWPEITSENKPWTRWWWPGSIVTQTDLTAAMETYKQAGLGGMEIAVIYGVKGQEDKFINYLSPKWMEMFIHTLKEGERLNLGIDLANASGWPFGGPWVDPADACKNINFKTYSLKTGESLSEKIEFIQQPLVRPVGQKPDIAKLVDPIAKNKNLQLYALDQIRFEKPLPLKTLMAYSDSGTVINLTSRVTSEKTLNWVAPSGNWTLYALFEGWHGKMAERAGPGGEGDVIDHFSGKAIDTYLEHFDMIFKDYDIKSLRGYFNDSYEVDDASGQANWTNDLFNEFFIRRGYDLRSELPALFQKDTPDKNSRVLSDYRQTIADLILEKFTTRWTAWANKQGKTTRNQAHGSPGNILDLYAASDIPETEGNEITKLKFASSAANVTGKKYASCEAATWLGEHFTSSLADVRKAADLFFLGGINHLFYHGTCFSPQNEPWPGFLFYAAVEFTPANSFWNDFSKLNSYIARVQSFLQSGKSDNDILLYFPIFDRYSDYGRGMLEHFDAISPAYNGTPFKTGAETMLEEGYSFDYISDLQIMNTDAGENLLQTQGNTYKTLVIPGSKYIPIETFSQVLRLASSGANIIVFGNLPENVAGWADMESRSDDFRKMKEGLIFKPTKTENVSEAIVGNGKIILGTDLNSLLAYAGIRREPMSDRGIKFVRRETKTGFCYFINNQSDKAFKGWLPLSVKASYAAIFNPMTEKTGTAQNRISGNGESEVYMNLKAGESMIIETSSVKYKGKPYLFFDPASEPLDISGTWKVEFIRGGPTLPEAKEVNTLISWTNFGVDDLKNFSGTAKYTISFNKPAGKADAYSINFGKVFNSVKVTLNGKEVGSLIGPDFSFEIDKSLVKSVNTLELNVSNLMANRIAYLDRNKIEWKKFYNINMAARLKENNRNGIFDASEWKPMESGLIGPVTITPLKSQNR, from the coding sequence ATGCTGCTTTTCTCTCAGGCAACAGCTGCACAGCAGGTTACATGGCCTGAGATAACAAGTGAAAACAAACCCTGGACTCGCTGGTGGTGGCCGGGTAGTATAGTAACACAAACTGACCTGACTGCTGCTATGGAGACATATAAGCAAGCCGGACTGGGAGGTATGGAGATTGCAGTCATTTATGGAGTTAAAGGACAGGAAGACAAATTCATCAACTACCTGTCGCCCAAGTGGATGGAAATGTTTATACACACTCTGAAGGAGGGTGAAAGACTCAATCTTGGAATTGATCTCGCAAACGCATCAGGATGGCCATTCGGTGGGCCATGGGTCGATCCGGCAGACGCCTGCAAAAACATAAATTTTAAAACCTATTCTCTTAAAACCGGAGAATCCCTGTCAGAAAAAATTGAATTCATACAACAGCCATTGGTAAGGCCGGTTGGTCAGAAACCTGATATAGCAAAACTTGTTGATCCGATCGCTAAGAACAAGAATCTCCAGTTATATGCTCTCGACCAGATCCGTTTTGAGAAACCATTACCGCTTAAGACTCTAATGGCCTATTCCGATTCAGGGACTGTCATAAATCTTACCAGCAGGGTAACATCAGAAAAAACACTCAACTGGGTCGCCCCTTCCGGCAACTGGACTCTTTATGCCCTGTTTGAAGGGTGGCATGGCAAGATGGCCGAAAGGGCTGGTCCGGGTGGCGAAGGTGATGTTATCGACCACTTTTCAGGTAAAGCTATTGATACCTACCTGGAGCACTTCGATATGATTTTTAAGGACTACGATATAAAATCCCTGCGGGGATATTTCAACGATTCCTATGAGGTGGATGATGCATCGGGACAGGCAAACTGGACAAACGACCTGTTCAATGAATTTTTTATAAGAAGAGGTTATGATCTGAGAAGTGAACTTCCGGCACTGTTTCAGAAAGATACTCCGGATAAAAACAGCAGGGTTCTTTCAGATTATCGTCAGACTATCGCAGACCTTATTCTTGAGAAATTTACAACCCGCTGGACTGCATGGGCAAATAAACAGGGAAAGACTACACGTAACCAGGCTCATGGCTCTCCGGGAAATATTCTTGATCTCTATGCCGCTTCTGATATTCCGGAAACGGAAGGAAATGAGATAACAAAACTTAAATTTGCCTCATCAGCAGCCAATGTTACAGGTAAAAAGTATGCCTCATGTGAAGCAGCCACCTGGCTTGGTGAGCACTTTACTTCATCGCTTGCTGATGTCAGGAAAGCTGCTGATCTCTTTTTTCTTGGAGGCATTAATCACCTGTTTTATCATGGTACATGCTTTTCACCCCAAAACGAACCATGGCCCGGATTTTTGTTTTACGCGGCAGTTGAGTTCACTCCCGCTAACAGCTTCTGGAACGACTTCTCAAAACTGAATAGTTATATAGCCAGGGTTCAGTCTTTTCTCCAGTCCGGGAAGTCTGATAATGATATACTTCTGTATTTTCCGATTTTTGACAGATATTCTGATTATGGAAGAGGAATGCTCGAACATTTTGATGCGATCAGTCCGGCATATAATGGCACACCATTTAAAACAGGAGCAGAAACTATGCTCGAAGAAGGGTACTCATTTGATTATATATCTGACCTTCAGATTATGAATACGGATGCCGGTGAAAATCTGCTGCAGACTCAGGGAAATACATACAAAACACTTGTCATACCCGGCTCAAAATATATTCCGATAGAGACATTCTCTCAGGTACTCAGACTTGCCAGTTCAGGAGCTAATATTATAGTATTCGGAAATCTGCCTGAGAATGTTGCCGGGTGGGCCGACATGGAATCACGAAGCGATGATTTCAGAAAAATGAAAGAAGGACTCATATTTAAACCGACCAAAACCGAAAACGTCTCTGAGGCTATTGTAGGAAACGGGAAAATAATCTTGGGTACTGACCTGAATTCTCTTTTGGCTTATGCCGGAATAAGGCGTGAACCAATGTCCGATAGGGGAATTAAGTTTGTCAGGAGAGAGACAAAAACCGGATTCTGCTATTTTATTAACAACCAATCAGATAAAGCATTTAAGGGATGGCTTCCGCTTAGCGTTAAAGCCTCATATGCTGCTATCTTTAATCCTATGACTGAAAAAACAGGGACCGCTCAAAATAGGATTTCCGGGAACGGTGAATCAGAAGTATATATGAATCTGAAAGCCGGGGAATCAATGATTATAGAGACTTCGTCTGTGAAATATAAAGGAAAACCATATCTGTTTTTTGATCCGGCATCTGAACCTCTTGATATATCAGGAACCTGGAAAGTTGAGTTCATCAGGGGCGGACCAACACTTCCGGAAGCTAAAGAGGTAAACACACTGATATCCTGGACAAATTTTGGCGTGGATGATCTGAAAAACTTCTCAGGTACAGCAAAATATACTATCAGTTTCAATAAACCTGCTGGAAAAGCAGACGCTTATTCGATCAACTTTGGAAAAGTTTTTAATAGTGTAAAAGTTACACTTAACGGCAAAGAGGTTGGCAGTTTAATTGGTCCTGATTTCAGTTTTGAAATTGATAAAAGTCTTGTTAAGTCTGTCAATACTCTTGAACTTAATGTATCTAATCTGATGGCAAACAGGATTGCATATCTCGACCGGAATAAGATTGAATGGAAAAAGTTCTACAATATCAATATGGCTGCACGACTTAAGGAAAATAACAGGAATGGCATATTTGATGCATCGGAATGGAAACCAATGGAATCTGGATTGATTGGTCCGGTGACGATTACACCATTGAAATCCCAAAATCGTTAA
- a CDS encoding serine hydrolase: MKKILFLQVVLILVLIISCTEKPQTTLQPASPESVNVSSDRLARIDKMIQQGIDSGWIAGATGFIARDGNIVYNKSFGYSDIEKKTVLKNDDIFRIASQTKAITSIAAMMLFEEGKFLLDDPVSKYIPEFSNAQVIDKFNPADTTFTTVKAKREVTVRDLLTHTSGIDYAGIGSATMNAVYAKAGIPTGFVSEKIVLGEKIRVLGRLPLVHNPGERFTYGLNSDVLGYLVEIWSGETLDNYFHKHIFEPLGMNDTYFYIPEEKKERLVKVSLENGKKPLSVVTDGFVDYPLAAGTYYSGGAGLSSTTIDYARFLQMLLNNGTYNGKRLLARRTVDLITSNQIGDIDLGRDKFGLGFEITTKEGQTRLGISEGSFSWGGYFSTNYWADPKERLVCLLFIQQFPMSHGEIHDKFKAMVYQAITD; encoded by the coding sequence ATGAAAAAGATTCTTTTCCTTCAAGTAGTTCTGATTCTGGTTCTGATTATTTCATGTACAGAGAAACCTCAGACTACACTTCAGCCGGCATCACCGGAATCAGTAAATGTATCATCAGACCGCCTGGCCCGGATTGATAAAATGATACAACAGGGAATCGACAGCGGCTGGATTGCCGGTGCGACCGGATTTATTGCCCGTGACGGAAATATAGTTTACAATAAGTCGTTTGGATACAGTGATATAGAGAAAAAAACCGTTCTGAAGAATGATGATATCTTCAGGATTGCCTCTCAGACGAAAGCTATAACAAGTATCGCTGCAATGATGCTTTTTGAAGAGGGTAAATTTCTCCTCGACGACCCTGTCTCGAAATACATTCCTGAATTTTCGAATGCTCAGGTAATAGATAAATTCAATCCTGCAGATACAACCTTCACTACAGTAAAAGCAAAAAGAGAAGTGACAGTTAGAGACCTGCTTACACATACTTCAGGTATCGATTATGCTGGAATAGGATCTGCAACGATGAATGCAGTTTATGCAAAAGCCGGAATTCCAACGGGCTTTGTAAGCGAGAAAATTGTTCTTGGCGAAAAGATCAGAGTACTTGGAAGACTCCCGCTGGTTCATAATCCGGGCGAACGGTTCACCTATGGTCTTAATTCAGATGTTCTGGGATACCTGGTTGAGATATGGTCGGGAGAAACACTTGATAACTATTTCCATAAACATATTTTCGAACCGCTTGGTATGAATGATACATATTTTTATATTCCGGAAGAGAAAAAGGAAAGACTTGTAAAGGTATCACTTGAGAACGGAAAGAAGCCTCTCAGTGTCGTTACAGATGGGTTTGTGGATTATCCTCTGGCAGCAGGTACTTATTATTCAGGGGGAGCAGGATTGAGTTCAACCACAATTGATTATGCTAGATTTCTTCAGATGTTATTAAATAATGGTACTTACAACGGAAAGAGACTTCTTGCCAGAAGAACCGTTGACCTGATTACTTCAAATCAGATTGGGGACATAGATTTGGGAAGGGATAAATTCGGTCTCGGATTTGAGATCACAACCAAAGAGGGCCAGACCAGGCTGGGTATATCAGAGGGCTCTTTCTCATGGGGAGGATATTTTTCAACAAATTACTGGGCCGACCCCAAAGAAAGGTTGGTCTGCCTGCTTTTCATACAGCAGTTCCCGATGAGCCATGGCGAGATCCATGATAAATTCAAAGCCATGGTATATCAGGCCATTACGGATTAA
- a CDS encoding glycoside hydrolase family 88 protein: MKRLGMLMFVLLILIITSPTEMSAQTVSSAKTMESMVLANKYFMEKWPDVGKTIITERERPSNIWTRGVYYEGLMSLYKLNADPTYLKYALDWGEFHKWGLRDGIKTRNGDNQCCGQTYIDLYMLDRYKEERIRDIRACIDNMLATDKIDDWNWIDALQMAMPVYARLGKIYNEEKYYDRMHEMYLYTKLKHGTNGLYSNEDHLWWRDKDFVPPYKEPNGKNCYWSRGNGWVVAALVRTIEFLPKNSKYKKEYIQTLTEMFEALVPLQREDGFWNVSLMDPTNFGGKEVTGTALFVYGMAWGINEGVISKKDYQPVVDKAWNALVTESLHPNGFLGYVQGTGKEPKDSQPVGYDIVPNFEDFGLGCFLLAGAEMYKLEKSMEPKEKEQKVKEPKKEKENKPSKKGK, translated from the coding sequence ATGAAGAGATTAGGTATGTTAATGTTTGTTTTGCTGATACTCATTATTACTTCACCGACAGAAATGTCAGCTCAGACTGTCTCAAGTGCAAAGACAATGGAGTCGATGGTGCTGGCTAACAAATATTTCATGGAGAAATGGCCCGATGTAGGAAAGACTATCATTACAGAACGGGAGCGGCCAAGCAATATATGGACCCGTGGGGTATACTATGAAGGATTAATGTCACTTTATAAGCTCAATGCCGATCCCACATACCTGAAGTATGCACTCGACTGGGGTGAATTTCATAAATGGGGGCTTCGCGACGGAATAAAAACAAGGAATGGCGATAACCAGTGCTGCGGACAGACATATATCGATCTATATATGCTCGACAGATACAAGGAGGAAAGGATCAGAGATATACGGGCATGTATCGACAATATGCTTGCAACTGACAAGATTGATGACTGGAACTGGATTGATGCACTACAGATGGCAATGCCCGTTTATGCCAGACTTGGTAAGATCTACAACGAAGAAAAATATTACGACCGGATGCATGAAATGTATCTGTATACAAAGCTCAAGCACGGAACCAACGGACTCTATAGTAATGAGGACCATCTGTGGTGGCGTGACAAAGATTTTGTTCCGCCCTACAAAGAGCCTAATGGAAAGAATTGCTACTGGTCGAGAGGAAATGGCTGGGTAGTAGCGGCACTTGTGAGAACTATCGAATTTCTTCCAAAGAACAGCAAGTACAAAAAGGAATATATCCAGACATTAACAGAGATGTTTGAGGCACTTGTTCCATTGCAGAGAGAAGACGGATTCTGGAATGTAAGCCTCATGGATCCGACTAACTTCGGAGGAAAAGAAGTTACCGGTACAGCTCTTTTTGTATATGGTATGGCATGGGGAATAAATGAGGGAGTGATAAGTAAAAAGGATTATCAGCCAGTGGTTGATAAGGCCTGGAATGCCCTTGTGACAGAATCTCTGCATCCGAACGGATTCCTCGGGTATGTACAGGGTACCGGCAAGGAACCAAAAGACAGTCAGCCTGTCGGGTATGATATTGTTCCTAATTTTGAAGATTTTGGATTAGGCTGTTTCCTGCTGGCGGGAGCAGAAATGTATAAGCTTGAGAAATCAATGGAGCCCAAAGAAAAGGAGCAAAAGGTTAAGGAACCGAAGAAGGAAAAGGAAAACAAGCCCAGTAAAAAAGGCAAATAG